In Effusibacillus pohliae DSM 22757, the sequence TTGGCTTGCCGGTGTATCCGCTGGAAGCGATCGTCGGCGGTGGCCCGGAAACGAACGCGTTGATCGTCCGCCGTGTGTTGAACGGCGAAACGGGAGCCACGCGGGACATCGTGGTGCTGAATGCGGCTGCCAGCCTCTATGTGGCGGGCAAAACAGCTTCCTTGCAGGAAGGGGTCCAGTTGGCGCAATCGCTGATCGATTCCGGCAGGGCCCGGTTGACATTCGAACGGCTGGTGGAGGTTTCCAACCGGTTTGTGAAGGAGTTGGCGTAGATGATTCTCGACCGGATCGTCGCTGTCAAGCGGCAAGAGGTGGCCGCGTTACAGCAAACTATCGATCTGCGGCAGGCGGAGCGGGCAATCTCGGAATTGCCGCCCGCTCGCGGCTTTGCGAACTCGCTTCGCGCCTGCCGGGACGCTGTCGCCCTGATCGCTGAGGTGAAAAAGGCGTCTCCCTCGAAAGGGGTGATTCGCCCGGACTTCCATCCGGTGCAAATCGCCAGGCAGTATGAGGCGGCGGGAGCCACTGCGATTTCCGTGCTGACCGATGTCCAATTTTTCCAGGGCAGCCCTTCGTATCTGGCAGAGATTCGCCAATCGGTGTCGCTGCCGCTCTTGCGGAAAGACTTTATCATCGATCAATATCAAATCTATGAGGCGCGCCTGCTGGGAGCCGATGCGATTTTGCTGATCGCTGCGATTCTAACCACGGAGCAGTTGCGGCGGTTTCGGGAACTGGCGGAGGCATTGGGGATGGACGCGCTGGTCGAAGTGCACGACCGGGCCGAATTGCAAGCGGCGCTCGCGTCAGGGGCGGGCTTGATCGGTGTCAACAACCGGGATCTGCGGACATTTGACGTCGATTTGCAAACGACCGCCGACGTGGCTGCCGATCTGCCCGCGGGCAGCTTCCTCGTTTCGGAAAGCGGAATTTTTACCTATCAGGATGTGCAGTTCGTGAAACAGGCGGGAGCCGGTGCGATCTTGGTCGGCGAGTCGCTGATGCGGTCGGACGATATCCTGTCCGCGGTCAACCGCTTGTTGGGCAGGAAGATTGAGGTATGACCCGGATCAAGATATGCGGGCTGCAGACGCGGGAAGCTGTGCGGGCGGCGGCAGAGGCCGGAGCCGATTTTATCGGCTTTGTGTTTGCCAGGAGCAAACGGCAAGTGCCACCGGAGCAAGTGGGGGAACTGACACACGGGCTAGCGGCTCCCAGACGGATTGGCGTGTTTGTCGACGAATCGCTCGAATCTTTGCTGGCAGCCGGGAAAGCGGCAGCATTGGATGGATTCCAGCTGCACGGCGCCGAATCGCCTGCGTTGTGCCGCGAACTGAAGGAACAGACCGGCAAGCTGGTGTGGAAAGCTTGGCCTGTGCGGTTCGATGAAGCAGATGCACAGATTCGGTACTATCGGGGAGCGGTGGACGCCGTCTTGCTGGACACCTATCATCCGGGGGCGGCGGGGGGCACCGGCAGGACGTTCCCGTGGCGCGGGATCGCCCGGTTTCGCGAATGGCTGCCGGATGTTCCGATTTTTGTGGCCGGCGGGCTGACGGTTGACAATGTCGGGGAACTCGTTGACGAATACCGTCCGGATGGAGTCGATGTATCATCCGGCGTGGAATCGAACGGCGCGAAAGATGCGGACAAGATCAAGCGGTTTATCGAAAGAGTGAGGGAGAGAGACGGATGCTACCGGATGAAAAAGGGCGTTTCGGAAAATACGGCGGGAAGTTCGTGCCTGAAACGCTGATGAATGCGCTCGACCAACTGGAGCAGGAGTATTGCCACTACCGCCAGGATCCGCAGTTCCAGCGGGAGCTGGCGCGGATGCTGACTGAATACTCGGGGCGCCCGACCCCGTTGTATTTTGCGGAACGTTTGACGAAGCAGCTGGGCGGTGCGAAGATCTATTTGAAACGGGAAGATTTGAACCATACGGGAGCGCACAAGATCAACAACGCGTTAGGGCAGGGACTGCTAGCGAAATATACCGGCAAAAAACGGGTGATCGCCGAGACGGGAGCCGGACAGCACGGCGTGGCAACAGCGACGGTCGCCGCCTTGCTGGGATTGGAATGCACCGTCTTCATGGGTGAAGAAGACATTCGGCGGCAAGAGTTGAACGTGTTTCGCATGAAGCTTCTGGGAGCGGAAGTGGTGCCCGCCACGTCAGGCACGCACACACTGAAGGACGCGACCAATGAGGCGATCCGCCATTGGGTGGAGCATGTAGAAGATACGTTTTATATCATCGGATCGGTGGTGGGACCGCATCCGTATCCGATGATGGTTCGCGATTTTCAACGGATTATCGGCGATGAAACGCGCGAGCAGTTTCTTGCGAAAGAAGGCCGCTTGCCGGACGAGATCGTCGCTTGTGTCGGCGGCGGTTCGAATGCGATGGGGATTTTTTATCCGTTTCTCGAGGATCCGGTCAAGCTGACGGGTGTCGAAGCGGCTGGTGAAGGGATTGACACGGAGCGGCATGCGGCAACAATCAGCAAGGGACGGCCCGGCGTGATCCACGGATCGTTGACCATGTTGCTGCAGGATGAGTACGGGCAGGTGCTGCCCGCCCATTCGATTTCGGCGGGGCTTGACTATCCGGGAATCGGACCGGAGCACGCCCATCTGGCGGATACAGGCCGCGCACAATACGTGTCGATCACCGACAGGGAGGCGCTCGCAGGGTTGCAGACGCTCGCCCGCGTCGAGGGGATCATTCCGGCGCTGGAGAGTGCCCATGCGGTCGCGCATGTGCTGAAGGTGGCCCCGAGCCTGCCAAGCGACTACAGCATCGTGATTTGCTTGTCGGGCCGCGGCGATAAAGACATGCAAAGCGTCATGGGGTATTTGGGGGTGGAACGATGAGCCGGATTCAAGCCGTTTTTGACAGATTAAAGGAAAAAGGGGAAACCGCCCTGATTCCGTTTGTCACCGTAGGCGATCCCAGTCTCGAGTGGACGGAGCGGATCGTCCGCGATCTCGAAGCGGCAGGGGCGGATCTGATCGAACTGGGCATCCCGTATTCGGATCCGCTGGCTGACGGACCGGTGATCCAGGCGGCCGCTTTGCGGTCGCTTAAGCAGGGCACGCGGATGGTCGACGCGTTTGCATTGGTGGCGCGATTGCGCCAATCGGGCGTCGGCGTACCGCTGATTTTGTTTACGTATGTGAATCCGGTGATCCAATGGGGAGTGGAACGATTTTTTGCAACGGCGAAAGAGGCGGGGGCGGACGGCGTGATTATTCCGGACCTGCCGTATGAAGAGAGTGGGGAAGCGCGTCTGGCGGCGGCCAAATACGGTGTCGATCTGATCCCGTTGGTGGCGCCGACCAGCCGGCAGCGAATCGAACGGATTGCGCAATCGGCGAGCGGCTTTGTGTACTGCGTTTCCTCGCTTGGCGTCACCGGCATGCGGGACCGGTTTTCCGCCGAGCTGCCGGAGTTTGTGTCCAGCGTGCGATCTGCCACAACGCTGCCGGTGGCAGTCGGATTTGGTGTCAGTACCCCCGAGCAAGCGGCCCACATCAAGCAATTTGCCGATGGGGTGATCGTCGGTTCCGCCATCGTCCGGAAAATCGAACGGCTGGCGGAAGCGATCGGCAGCGGCCATCAGGCGGAGATCGACGGAGCGTATGGCGAACTGGTGCAGTTTGCCGCTGCCTTGAAGGAGCCGTTGCGGGCATGATTTCCTACAACAAGATCGTGATCGTCGGCTGCGGGCTGATCGGAGGGTCGCTGGCGCTGGCCTTCCGTTCGCACGGCATGGTCAAGCGGATCGCAGGCGTCGATGTCGATGCGGCAGGATTGCAGAAAGCGTTCGCCCTGGGGGTTATTGACGAAGCGTTTGAAAATCTGGAGGACGCTGTAAGAGACGCTGACCTGATCGTGCTTGCGGTGCCCGTGCTGCAAACGATCCGCCAGTTGGAACGGCTGGCGGCGCTGCCGTTGCAAAAAGGCTGTATCATCACAGACGTATCCAGCACGAAACGGGAAATTTGCGAATACGCCCGGACGCATCTGCCGGAAGGGGTTACGTTTATTGGCGGCCATCCGATGGCCGGTTCGGAAAAATCGGGCGTCGCCGCCTCCACCCCCCGGCTGTTCGAGAATGCCGCCTACATTCTGACGCCCGATGCCGCTTGTGACCCGCTTGCGGTAGACAAGCTGCGCAGGACGTTCGAGCAGATTCGGGCACGCGTGCTGATGATGGATGCGGCGGAACATGACCGGATCGTGGCGGCAGTGAGCCACATTCCGCACGTCGTAGCTGCGCTGCTCGTCGATCAGGTGGCCGATCTGGGCCAGGACAACCCACTCTACAGCCGGCTGGCGGCGGGCGGATTCCGCGATGTGACGCGGATCGCGTCCGGCAGCCCGGTGATGTGGCGGGACATTCTGCTGACAAACCGGGAACCGGTGCTTGATTTGCTAAAGGACTGGCTGCGGCGGACCAGCCAGATTGTCGAGTTGCTGGAGGCGGGGGATGCTGGCGAAATCGAATCTTTTTTTGTCAGGACGCGCGATTGGCGTGACGCGCTGCCCGCGAAAGCGAAAGGCGTCGCCACCCATTATTACGAGATGACGATCGATGTGGAAGACAAACCGGGCATCATCGGCCATGTGGCTAGCCTGCTCGGCCAGCACCAGATCAATTTGCGCAACATCGGGATCCTGGAGAACCGGGAGGAAGTGAACGGCCAGCTGCTGCTGTCTTTTGCTTCTTACCAGGAGCAGGAGGAAGCGCTGCGTCTGCTGCAAGGTCACGGTTATAAGGTGCATGTGCGGGAATAGGAGGAACGAGCATGATCGAAATTCGCCCTGTAAATCGTCCGCTGAATGCGGTGGTGGAAGTGCCGGGTTCGAAAAGCATCTCCAACCGGGCGCTGCCAATCGCCGCATTGGCGAACGGGATCAGCACGTTGCGGAATATGCTGTTCAGCGATGACAGCCGCTACTTTATGAGCTGTCTGCAAAAATTGGGGTTTTGCCTGGAGATTGACGAACAGCGAAAAACGGTGCTGGTCGAAGGAAAAGGCGGACTGATTCCGGAGCAAAACGAGCCTGTCGACCTGTTTGTCGGCAACGCCGGGACGGCCGCCCGCTTTTTGACCGCGTTCGTTTCGCTTGGCAAGGGAACCTATCGAATCGACGGAATTCAGCGGATGCGCGAACGCCCCATCCAGGATTTGATCGAAGCACTGCAGACGCTTGGCGTCTCCGTTCGTTCCGAGTTGGGCACCGGCTGTCCGCCGGTGTTGGTGGAGGCCAACGGGATCAAAGGCGGCAACGTGTCGATCCCCGGCACCCGCAGCTCGCAATACCTGTCCGCTTTGCTGTTGGCCGCTCCCTACGCCGGGCAGGATGTGGACATCGAAGTGGCGGGCGAACTTCTATCGGCGCCTTATATCGAGATGACGATCCGCATGATGTCCCAATTCGGGGTCGGGGTGGAGCGCACGGGCGATGCTTCGTTCCGCGTCCGCTGCGGGCAACGCTATCAAGCACGAGAATATGTGATCGAACCGGACGCTTCCAGTGCTTCCTATTTTGTAGCCGCGCCGGCGATCGCTGGCGGCAGGGTGCGCGTTTTGCATCTGTCGCGCGAATCCCTGCAAGGGGATGCCCAGTTTGCCGACTTGCTGCAGCAGATGGGCTGCCGCGTTCGCTGGGGAGCCGATTTTATCGAGGTGGAACGGTCCCTTGATCATCCCTTGCGAGGCATCGATGTCGATTTGAACGAGATGTCCGATACGACGATGACGCTGGCGGTTGTCGCCCCGTTTGCGGCCACTCCGACGACGATCCGCAACATCGGTCACATACGGATTAAGGAAACGGACCGGATTCATGCGGTTGTCACCGAACTGCGCAAGCTTGGCGTACAGGTGGAAGAGTGGGAAGACGGCATGCGCATCCATCCGGCGGAACAAATCGTCCCGGCGGAGATCGATACCTACGATGACCACCGGATGGCGATGGCTTTCGCCTTGGTCGGATTGCGCGTCCGGGGTGTCAAAATCAAAGACCCCGGCTGCGTTTCCAAAACGTTCCCGACCTATTTTCAAGTATTTGAGCAGATGTGCAAGCAGACGACAGCCTGACACGAACCATTTGTCAGGCTGTATTTGTGAAAAATTTATCAACATTTATAATGGAGATAATCTTGACAAACCTACCAGTCGTTCGATATGATAAAAATGCAAGGCTTGAGTTCTGGTTTCTCTCCACTCCTATCATTTTTACCCGTCCGGTTGGACGGGTCTTTTTTTATTTTCATCGGGTCTTTCCACCGGACCTCGTTCATACAGATGATAGAAGAACTTGTCTTGTGCAGAAGAGGTGGGAGAACGTGGTCAGCCGCAAACTGATCCTGCACGCAGTGTTCGCACAGTTGTTGATCTGCTGCTGGATCTTCCTGAAAATCGTCTGCTTGCCGTATATCATCTGGAAATTTCTCGGCGCGTCCCCAGCCGCGGCCCGCATCGGTGACCTGTTGGCGCTGCTGCTCGGCACATTCGCCGCACTCAGCATGGGAGCCGTCGGGTATTGGCATGCAGCCGGTTATCCGGCCGATCGTTCCCGCTTGCAAATCGCTGTCGGGGCGATGGGGTTCATTCATCTTCCGCTGTTTCTGTTTGTGATCTACAAATGGGGGTTTGGCAGCGCCTGGGATACCTATTGGTCCGCCTATCTGTCCGGCTGGTTGTCGATCGTTACCCACCCAATGATTCTGGTCGGATTTTACGGAAAATGGGTCGATCTGATTGGGGCCGTCCTGTTGTGTGTGTGTTATCTAACGGGTGTCTGGATGTATTTTGACGAACTGAAAGATCTCAAAACCACCCGGATGCGAAGGGAATAACAAGCGATCGGATTGGAAGGACCGCCGTGCGGCGGTTCTTTTCTTGTTTGATCATGGACGATCAACTCGGCATTTTCCTTGATTAAAATTCCGTTCCGGACAAATACTAATTTTAGCCAATTTGCAGAAGGGTGAGGTACGCTTGGCAACCGGCAAACCGTTGATCGTGCAAAGCGACAGGACGCTGCTGCTGGAAGTGAACGACCCGACGTTCAAAACGGTGCGGGATGCGATTCTGCCGTTTTCCGAACTGATCAAAAGCCCCGAACATGTGCATTCCTACCGAATCAGCCGCGTTTCCCTCTGGAACGCGTCCACCTCGGGCCTGACGGCGGAATCGATTCTTGGCACGCTGCGGGCTTACAGCCGCTATCCGATTCCCTTGAACGTCCAGCAATTTATTGTGGAAGAAACGGAGAAGTACGGTCGTCTCGTGCTGAAAAAACGGAACCAAAAAGTGCTGTTGACGGGGGATCGGACGCTGCTAGCGGAACTCGGCCAGCATCCGGCAGTCAGTCAGATGATAGCGAAAGCGACCGGTGGAGGCTTGGAAGTGCCGGCCGCGATGCGGGGCGAAATCAAACGGGTGTTGGCGAAACTCGGCTACCCGGTGAAGGATCTGGTGGGCTACAGCGAGGGGGCGCCGCTGCCGATCCGGCTGGGTCAATCGGACCAGCCGCCAGGCGGCTTTCGTTTGCGGCCGTATCAGGAGGAGGCGGTTCGCGCTTTTTTGGCGTCCGGCTCCGGAGTGATCGTGCTGCCTTGCGGTGCCGGCAAGACGGTGGTGGGATTGGCGGCGATGGCCGCCATCCGGGCGAATACGCTGATTCTTACGCCGAATGTGGCGGCCGTCCAGCAATGGATGCGGGAGATCGCCGATAAGTGCGAGGTTCCCGACGGTGCGCTGGGCGAATATACCACTGACTGCAAGCAGGTGAAACCGATCACTGTCACCACCTACCAGATGCTGACCTACACGCGGAATGGCAGGTATCCGCATTACGAAAAATTGAACCAGGGCGGTTGGGGGCTAATCATCTACGACGAGGTGCACTTGCTGCCGGCCCCCGTGTTTCGGCTGACGGCGGAGCTGCAAAGCACGCGGCGGCTGGGCTTGACCGCGACATTGGTGCGGGAAGACGGAGCGGAGGCAGAAGTCTTTTCGATGATCGGCCCGCGTGTCTTTGACATACCGTGGAAGCAGTTGGAGCAGCAAGGCTGGATTGCGGAAACCGCCTGTTATGAAATCGGTGTGCCGGCGGATGAGGCGACGCGCATTCGC encodes:
- a CDS encoding phosphoribosylanthranilate isomerase produces the protein MTRIKICGLQTREAVRAAAEAGADFIGFVFARSKRQVPPEQVGELTHGLAAPRRIGVFVDESLESLLAAGKAAALDGFQLHGAESPALCRELKEQTGKLVWKAWPVRFDEADAQIRYYRGAVDAVLLDTYHPGAAGGTGRTFPWRGIARFREWLPDVPIFVAGGLTVDNVGELVDEYRPDGVDVSSGVESNGAKDADKIKRFIERVRERDGCYRMKKGVSENTAGSSCLKR
- the trpB gene encoding tryptophan synthase subunit beta; translated protein: MLPDEKGRFGKYGGKFVPETLMNALDQLEQEYCHYRQDPQFQRELARMLTEYSGRPTPLYFAERLTKQLGGAKIYLKREDLNHTGAHKINNALGQGLLAKYTGKKRVIAETGAGQHGVATATVAALLGLECTVFMGEEDIRRQELNVFRMKLLGAEVVPATSGTHTLKDATNEAIRHWVEHVEDTFYIIGSVVGPHPYPMMVRDFQRIIGDETREQFLAKEGRLPDEIVACVGGGSNAMGIFYPFLEDPVKLTGVEAAGEGIDTERHAATISKGRPGVIHGSLTMLLQDEYGQVLPAHSISAGLDYPGIGPEHAHLADTGRAQYVSITDREALAGLQTLARVEGIIPALESAHAVAHVLKVAPSLPSDYSIVICLSGRGDKDMQSVMGYLGVER
- the trpA gene encoding tryptophan synthase subunit alpha: MSRIQAVFDRLKEKGETALIPFVTVGDPSLEWTERIVRDLEAAGADLIELGIPYSDPLADGPVIQAAALRSLKQGTRMVDAFALVARLRQSGVGVPLILFTYVNPVIQWGVERFFATAKEAGADGVIIPDLPYEESGEARLAAAKYGVDLIPLVAPTSRQRIERIAQSASGFVYCVSSLGVTGMRDRFSAELPEFVSSVRSATTLPVAVGFGVSTPEQAAHIKQFADGVIVGSAIVRKIERLAEAIGSGHQAEIDGAYGELVQFAAALKEPLRA
- a CDS encoding DNA repair helicase XPB, yielding MATGKPLIVQSDRTLLLEVNDPTFKTVRDAILPFSELIKSPEHVHSYRISRVSLWNASTSGLTAESILGTLRAYSRYPIPLNVQQFIVEETEKYGRLVLKKRNQKVLLTGDRTLLAELGQHPAVSQMIAKATGGGLEVPAAMRGEIKRVLAKLGYPVKDLVGYSEGAPLPIRLGQSDQPPGGFRLRPYQEEAVRAFLASGSGVIVLPCGAGKTVVGLAAMAAIRANTLILTPNVAAVQQWMREIADKCEVPDGALGEYTTDCKQVKPITVTTYQMLTYTRNGRYPHYEKLNQGGWGLIIYDEVHLLPAPVFRLTAELQSTRRLGLTATLVREDGAEAEVFSMIGPRVFDIPWKQLEQQGWIAETACYEIGVPADEATRIRYLSSPDRQKYRIAAENPLKLRVIRSLLRSHAEDRVLIIGHYVEQLKRIARDLNAPLITGQTDSRKRVALFQQFREGAISVLVVSKVANIAIDLPNANVAIQVSGSFGSRQEEAQRLGRLLRPNADGRPSRFYSLVTKQTCEQERALHRQLFLVEQGYEYKTIDAEKWLRQGEDNR
- the aroA gene encoding 3-phosphoshikimate 1-carboxyvinyltransferase translates to MIEIRPVNRPLNAVVEVPGSKSISNRALPIAALANGISTLRNMLFSDDSRYFMSCLQKLGFCLEIDEQRKTVLVEGKGGLIPEQNEPVDLFVGNAGTAARFLTAFVSLGKGTYRIDGIQRMRERPIQDLIEALQTLGVSVRSELGTGCPPVLVEANGIKGGNVSIPGTRSSQYLSALLLAAPYAGQDVDIEVAGELLSAPYIEMTIRMMSQFGVGVERTGDASFRVRCGQRYQAREYVIEPDASSASYFVAAPAIAGGRVRVLHLSRESLQGDAQFADLLQQMGCRVRWGADFIEVERSLDHPLRGIDVDLNEMSDTTMTLAVVAPFAATPTTIRNIGHIRIKETDRIHAVVTELRKLGVQVEEWEDGMRIHPAEQIVPAEIDTYDDHRMAMAFALVGLRVRGVKIKDPGCVSKTFPTYFQVFEQMCKQTTA
- the trpC gene encoding indole-3-glycerol phosphate synthase TrpC translates to MILDRIVAVKRQEVAALQQTIDLRQAERAISELPPARGFANSLRACRDAVALIAEVKKASPSKGVIRPDFHPVQIARQYEAAGATAISVLTDVQFFQGSPSYLAEIRQSVSLPLLRKDFIIDQYQIYEARLLGADAILLIAAILTTEQLRRFRELAEALGMDALVEVHDRAELQAALASGAGLIGVNNRDLRTFDVDLQTTADVAADLPAGSFLVSESGIFTYQDVQFVKQAGAGAILVGESLMRSDDILSAVNRLLGRKIEV
- a CDS encoding prephenate dehydrogenase produces the protein MISYNKIVIVGCGLIGGSLALAFRSHGMVKRIAGVDVDAAGLQKAFALGVIDEAFENLEDAVRDADLIVLAVPVLQTIRQLERLAALPLQKGCIITDVSSTKREICEYARTHLPEGVTFIGGHPMAGSEKSGVAASTPRLFENAAYILTPDAACDPLAVDKLRRTFEQIRARVLMMDAAEHDRIVAAVSHIPHVVAALLVDQVADLGQDNPLYSRLAAGGFRDVTRIASGSPVMWRDILLTNREPVLDLLKDWLRRTSQIVELLEAGDAGEIESFFVRTRDWRDALPAKAKGVATHYYEMTIDVEDKPGIIGHVASLLGQHQINLRNIGILENREEVNGQLLLSFASYQEQEEALRLLQGHGYKVHVRE